In Schistocerca americana isolate TAMUIC-IGC-003095 chromosome 7, iqSchAmer2.1, whole genome shotgun sequence, a single genomic region encodes these proteins:
- the LOC124621938 gene encoding uncharacterized protein LOC124621938, giving the protein MDGSEQESTNSELSDSWMVINETATNKTKDNGTPSDGSDGESVEVIDQEECDEVLSGEMDYDVAQTDEEVNGPKNKKYVHHPNKDVNTALNILMVIAASVVVGLAVGHYLGYSEEVNDMGSRVKKLQAENFKLKNHICLTLKNYDNHVMHITGNAYTELKHFNENYGVFLTVLLNLTCPHTEAKVSGFETSLDDLRQDILNGHISDDELHDRIGNLLRNRSKGDGVIDYMNSPEKALQTEGGTITTQGKGQTATASQTTETVTVKGCSSQINAYTESVTVKTQEENTSKKKIHEHMTRTSIPESAQVRVGGQAETRKSALSEELIGSLAKSPSKISISTATHISERCQAATDSKDSPVSTEDPNKSMLKHIVKDLVQEITESVLALHHDDIRDIRNEAKKLMQSFPIFKSALLLNMEATTKLKSHLQYIKDMLYSVLENSPQMTDKRKIDEIFSSVNLHALHLEKAMDSLQVIEVTLNPKGSAVLNVEKSNVCTVSDFINEVFINYHHNTHPMEHYRKHPNSPHEENNMYTATETPSRKKVIDDPTVEVLSQRSAIERHGKISNFENLPKIETDDKFVTQHHLHSKLSKYDKRLTREIKNEKKKKKQDHDKKKYKKSNQESAETRRNNGKDEWKHKDFKKMKEKYRDQGRNLKKQYHYKEEKHFKSKLYDTRKKNTHNIYKWNKDEDYRHSNMSGDWVIDMNRARAESRENEHKSDWLFERAYARKAKRNGKWDMNNWYFQRAEGRKSCRQKSGSEYSKIPDPPPNESEKEHHDNNSKQHQKQRKYFKPKRWISKAYMTVSKFRF; this is encoded by the exons TTCTCTCTGGAGAGATGGACTACGATGTTGCACAGACAGATGAAGAGGTGAATGGACCGAAGAACAAAAAATATGTTCATCATCCCAACAAAGATGTTAATACAGCTCTCAACATACTGATGGTAATTGCAGCTTCAGTTGTTGTAGGACTTGCTGTAGGACATTACCTTG GTTACTCAGAGGAGGTGAACGACATGGGCTCAAGAGTGAAGAAATTGCAAGCTGAGAACTTCAAACTAAAGAATCACATTTGCCTGACACTGAAAAACTATGACAATCATGTAATGCATATTACAGGTAATGCTTATACAGAACTgaaacattttaatgaaaattatggTGTGTTCCTCACAGTTTTGCTAAATCTTACCTGTCCACATACTGAAGCTAAGGTGTCAGGCTTTGAAACATCTTTGGATGACTTACGGCAGGATATTCTGAATGGTCACATTTCTGATGATGAGCTTCATGACAGAATTGGTAATCTATTACGGAATCGCTCCAAGGGAGATGGAGTTATTGACTACATGAACTCTCCAGAGAAAGCACTTCAAACTGAGGGAGGAACTATTACTACACAAGGAAAGGGACAGACTGCCACAGCCTCGCAAACGACAGAAACTGTCACAGTCAAAGGATGTTCTTCACAAATTAATGCGTACACTGAAAGTGTAACAGTAAAAACACAAGAGGAAAACACTTCTAAGAAGAAAATACATGAACACATGACAAGGACAAGTATTCCAGAAAGTGCACAAGTGAGGGTGGGAGGCCAAGCAGAAACAAGAAAAAGTGCATTGTCAGAGGAGCTGATCGGTTCACTAGCTAAGTCACCATCTAAAAtttctatatctacagctacacaCATTTCTGAAAGATGCCAGGCTGCCACTGATTCCAAGGACTCACCTGTTAGTACAGAAGATCCAAACAAAAGTATGTTAAAACATATTGTGAAAGATCTTGTCCAGGAAATCACTGAATCTGTACTTGCATTGCATCACGATGACATAAGGGATATAAGAAACGaagcaaagaaattgatgcaaagCTTTCCAATTTTTAAGTCAGCACTATTACTAAACATGGAAGCTACCACAAAACTTAAATCACATCTGCAGTATATTAAAGACATGCTTTATTCAGTCCTGGAAAACAGTCCTCAAATGACCGACAAaagaaaaattgatgaaatttttaGCAGTGTTAACCTCCATGCACTGCACTTAGAAAAAGCTATGGATTCCCTGCAGGTAATTGAAGTTACCTTAAATCCAAAAGGAAGTGCTGTGTTAAATGTTGAGAAAAGTAATGTTTGCACTGTTTCTGATTTCATTAATGAGGTTTTTATTAATTATCACCACAATACACACCCCATGGAGCACTATAGAAAACATCCTAACAGCCCTCATGAGGAAAACAATATGTATACTGCAACTGAAACACCATCACGTAAAAAAGTCATAGATGATCCTACTGTGGAAGTTTTATCGCAGAGGAGTGCTATAGAAAGACATGGAAAGATTTCTAATTTCGAAAATTTGCCGAAGATAGAAACTGATGATAAATTTGTTACTCAGCACCACCTCCATTCAAAACTAAGTAAATATGACAAAAGACTGACACGTGAAATcaaaaatgagaaaaagaagaaaaaacaagatcatgataagaaaaagtacaaaaaatcTAACCAAGAGTCTGCTGAAACCAGAAGAAACAATGGAAAGGATGAATGGAAACACaaggattttaaaaaaatgaaggaaaagtatCGTGACCAAGGAAGAAATTTAAAGAAGCAATATCATTataaagaagaaaaacattttaaaagcAAACTGTATGACACAAGAAAGAAAAATACTCATAATATATACAAATGGAATAAAGATGAAGACTACAGGCATAGCAACATGTCTGGGGATTGGGTAATTGACATGAATAGAGCACGAGCAGAATCTAGAGAGAATGAACACAAAAGTGATTGGCTCTTTGAAAGAGCATATGCAAGGAAAGCTAAAAGAAATGGGAAGTGGGATATGAATAACTGGTATTTTCAAAGAGCTGAAGGTAGAAAGTCATGTCGTCAGAAATCTGGCAGTGAATACAGCAAAATTCCAGATCCTCCACCAAATGAGTCTGAAAAAGAACACCATGACAATAATAGCAAACAGcatcaaaaacaaaggaagtattttAAACCAAAGAGATGGATATCCAAAGCCTATATGACTGTTTCAAAATtcagattttaa